CCGCCACCTCGCCGCGCTCGTCGGCGGTCAGCGACGGGCCGCGCGCCAGCGCCGCGTCGAGCCGCAGGCCGGCCACGTCGGCCAGCGCCTGCGCCGCCTGCACCCGCAGCCAGAACTCGCCGAAGCGCTCCTGCACATAGGGATCGTCGGCATGGCGCTGCACGCCGGACGCGAACCACGGCCGCGCGTCGTCGCGCACGTAGCGGCGCGCTTCGCGGAAGGCGCCGCGGGCGATGCCCAGGTACAGGTTGGTCATGATCAACTGGGCCACCTGCGAGCGCAGCGTGGCGCGCGGCGTGGGCTCGACGCCAGGCGCCTGCAGCACCTGCACCGGCTCCAGCCGCACGTGGTCGAAGCGCACGGTGCCGCTGTCGGTCTGGCGCTGGCCGAACGCGTCCCAGTCGGGGTTGACGGTGATGCCCTCGGCGCGCGTCGGCAGCGCCGCGATCAGCGCGGTGCCCGAGGCCTTGTGCCAGGCGGAAAAGGTCAGCAGGTCGGAGCCGACCGAGCCGGAGCTGAAGCTCTTGACGCCGTCGATGCGGTAGCCGTCCAGCTCGGCCCGCGCCACCACCCGCCGGTCGAGCGGATTGAGCGCATTGCCCCAGAACAGGTTGCGCTCGACCGTGGGCCGCAGGAAATAGTCATGCTGCGCGAGCGTTCCATAGAGCAGGACGCCGGCCACCTGCAGGTGATGGAAGCCGAACACGTGCGCCAGCGCGCTGTCGGCCTCGGCCAGCGTGCGCACCGCCGTCAGCACCGTGGACCAGCTGGCGCCCGCGCCGCCGTACTGGGTCGGCACCGACAGGCGCAGCAGGCCGCTAGCGCGGATCCGCTCGCGTTCGGCGGCGGCGTGGCCGCCCTGGCGGTCGCGCTCGACGGCGGTGGCGGCCAGTTGATCGGCCAGCGCCTGGACGGCGCGCGGAATGTCGTCGGCCGCGCGCGCCGGCGCGGCGCCGGCGGCGGGCGCGCGTGCGGTATCGGGGTCGGTCTGGATCTTGGCCATGGAATCTCGTCGTGGAAAAGGCGGGTCAGGCCGGCCGGTAGGCCGGGTTCCAGCGCAGCAGGCGGCGCTCCAGCAGCCGCGCCAGGGTGTCGGCCGCCTTGCCCAGCAGCGCGTAGAGCAGGATGCCCAGCAGCACCACGTCGGTCTGCAGGAATTCGCGCGCGTTCATGGTCATGTAGCCGATGCCCGATTGCGCCGAGATCGTCTCGGTCACGATCAGGATCACCCACACCAGCCCCAGCGCGAAGCGCAGGCCCACCAGGATCGACGGCAGCGCGCCCGGCAGGATCACGTCGCGATACAGCCGCCAGCCCGTCAGGCCGTAGGAGCGTCCCATCTCGATCAGCGCCGGGTCGACCGAGCGGATGCCGTGGAAGGTATTCAGGTAGACCGGGAAGAACACGCCCAGCGACAGCAGCGCCAGCTTGGCGGTCTCTTCGATGCCGAACCACAGAATGATCAGCGGGATCAGCGCCAGCACCGGAATGTTGCGGATCATCTGCAAGGTGGTGTCCAGCAGGGTCTCGGCGGTGCGCGAGGAACCGTTCAGCAAGCCCAGCGCCAGGCCCAGCCCGCCGCCCAGCAGCAGGCCCCACAGCGCCCGCAGCGCGCTGACGCGCACGTGCTGCCAGAGCTCGCCCGACACCGCCAGCGACCAGCCCGCGGCCGCCACCGCCGACGGCGCCGGCAGGATGCGCGACGACAGCCAGCCGGCCTGCGCCGACAGCTGCCAGAGGCCGAGGATCAGGGCGGGGACCAGCCAGGGCGCCAGCGCCGCGCGCCAGCCGCCGGGCTTGCGGGCGTCGGCCATCAGCTGGCCGCTTCCTTGGGCACCAGTTCGGTGGCCATGACTTCGCCGAAGGGTCCGGTCAGCACGGTATTGCCGACCTGCTTGCCGCCCTTGCCGGGCAGCAGCGGGAACACCAGCTCGGCAAAGCGGTACGACTCTTCCAGGTGCGGATAGCCGGAGAAGATGAAGGTCTCGATGCCCAGGTCGGCGTATTCCTGGATGCGCGCGGCCACGGTCTCGGGGTCGCCCACCAGGGCGGTGCCGGCGCCGCCGCGCACCAGGCCGACGCCGGCCCACAGGTTGGGCGATATCTCCAGGTGCTTGCGGCCGCCGTGCTCGTCGTTGAGCTTGCCGCCGTGCAAGGCCGCCATGCGGCGCTGGCCTTCGGAATCCATCTTCGAGAACGCCGTCTGCGCGGCGCGCACCGCGTCTTCGCTCAGGTGGCTGATGAGGGCGTCGGCGGCGGCCCAGGCGGCCGCCTCGGTCTCGCGCACGATGACGTGCAGGCGGATGCCGAAGCGCACCGTGCGGCCATGCCGCGCCGCGCGCGCCTTGATGTCGGCGATCTTGCGGGCCACGGCCTCGGGCGGCTCGCCCCAGGTCAGGTACACGTCGAGCTGCTCGGCGGCCAGTTCGTGCGCCGCTTCCGACGAGCCGCCGAAGTACAGCGGCGGATAGGGCTTCTGCACCGGCGGATAGATCACCTTGCCGCCCTTGGACACCAGTTGCTCGCCTTCGAAGCTGTAGCCCTCGGCCTCGTGGCTGTTTTCCAGGATGCCGCGCCAGATGCGCAGGTAGTCGGCCGTGATGGCGTAGCGCTCGTCATGGCTGACGAAGACGCCGTCGCCCTCCAGTTCGCCCGGATCGCCGCCGGTCACCACATTGACCAGCAGCCGCCCTTCGGACAGGCGGTCGAAGGTGGCGGCCATGCGCGCCGA
The window above is part of the Achromobacter deleyi genome. Proteins encoded here:
- a CDS encoding acyl-CoA dehydrogenase family protein, which gives rise to MAKIQTDPDTARAPAAGAAPARAADDIPRAVQALADQLAATAVERDRQGGHAAAERERIRASGLLRLSVPTQYGGAGASWSTVLTAVRTLAEADSALAHVFGFHHLQVAGVLLYGTLAQHDYFLRPTVERNLFWGNALNPLDRRVVARAELDGYRIDGVKSFSSGSVGSDLLTFSAWHKASGTALIAALPTRAEGITVNPDWDAFGQRQTDSGTVRFDHVRLEPVQVLQAPGVEPTPRATLRSQVAQLIMTNLYLGIARGAFREARRYVRDDARPWFASGVQRHADDPYVQERFGEFWLRVQAAQALADVAGLRLDAALARGPSLTADERGEVAVAGAQAKVLAHRAALEVGDGLFDVTGASSTAARYGYDRYWRNARVHTLHDPVAYKIRDLGRYALLDQIPEPTAYS
- the ssuC gene encoding aliphatic sulfonate ABC transporter permease SsuC; the protein is MADARKPGGWRAALAPWLVPALILGLWQLSAQAGWLSSRILPAPSAVAAAGWSLAVSGELWQHVRVSALRALWGLLLGGGLGLALGLLNGSSRTAETLLDTTLQMIRNIPVLALIPLIILWFGIEETAKLALLSLGVFFPVYLNTFHGIRSVDPALIEMGRSYGLTGWRLYRDVILPGALPSILVGLRFALGLVWVILIVTETISAQSGIGYMTMNAREFLQTDVVLLGILLYALLGKAADTLARLLERRLLRWNPAYRPA
- the ssuD gene encoding FMNH2-dependent alkanesulfonate monooxygenase — encoded protein: MDVFWFIPTHGDSRYLGTSRGARAAGYDYFRQVAVAADTLGYDGVLLPTGRSCEDAWVVASSLIGATRRLKFLVAIRPGVSSPQFSARMAATFDRLSEGRLLVNVVTGGDPGELEGDGVFVSHDERYAITADYLRIWRGILENSHEAEGYSFEGEQLVSKGGKVIYPPVQKPYPPLYFGGSSEAAHELAAEQLDVYLTWGEPPEAVARKIADIKARAARHGRTVRFGIRLHVIVRETEAAAWAAADALISHLSEDAVRAAQTAFSKMDSEGQRRMAALHGGKLNDEHGGRKHLEISPNLWAGVGLVRGGAGTALVGDPETVAARIQEYADLGIETFIFSGYPHLEESYRFAELVFPLLPGKGGKQVGNTVLTGPFGEVMATELVPKEAAS